From a region of the Triticum aestivum cultivar Chinese Spring chromosome 7D, IWGSC CS RefSeq v2.1, whole genome shotgun sequence genome:
- the LOC123164813 gene encoding PAN domain-containing protein At5g03700-like — translation MAGELTVMMCMAAAALLVSLTGGAGVAAASAKELRQGFSAAHDTSYSHFQPVLSDPTGVFALGFLRVNSTTLDLAVLHLPSAFPLWRAMPDRPAPWSAAASLSFNGSLVLTDGATNQVLWSTAAAAGDRAVLLNTSNLQIQSSGSPVAVWQSFDYPSDTIVQGQNLTSSAALHSIDQRFAMRLGSNYFALYVEPPPLSSGGVAAAMYSKHTALEAKAQIVAGGGPIYVRVEPDGYLGVYQKEGAPADVMSFDTFNHGVRALRRMTLEPDGNLRAYYWDGSRWVLDYTTITDSCELPTTCGAYSVCVPPSGRCACLANATDGPGCAAPSVGSGLCGTTGGEVGGLYSEVRGHGVEPANKELLGFEHAASAGDCEALCARNCSCWGAVYSNGTGYCYLIDYPAQLMVAADEKKLGYFKVRSVEEAAGRGGRATGVKAALLAVGVAVVAAAAAFGAYRVWDRRRRAAAETRQQLGADGDGLSPGPYKNLGSFSSVELSSSFNSLRR, via the coding sequence ATGGCAGGCGAGCTTACTGTGATGATGTGCATGGCGGCTGCGGCGCTGCTGGTTTCTTTGACCGGCGGCGCGGGCGTGGCGGCGGCCTCAGCGAAGGAGCTACGGCAAGGCTTCTCGGCCGCCCACGACACGTCCTACTCGCACTTCCAGCCGGTGCTCTCCGACCCCACCGGCGTCTTCGCCCTCGGCTTCCTCCGAGTCAACTCCACCAcgctcgacctcgccgtcctcCACCTCCCTTCCGCTTTCCCCCTCTGGCGAGCCATGCCAGACCGCCCCGCGCCGTGGTCTGCGGCCGCGTCCCTCTCCTTCAACGGCAGCCTGgtgctcacggacggcgccaccaaCCAAGTGCTTTGGTCCACCGCCGCGGCGGCCGGCGACCGCGCCGTTCTCCTCAACACGTCCAACCTTCAGATTCAGAGCAGCGGCTCGCCCGTTGCCGTGTGGCAGAGCTTCGACTACCCTTCGGACACCATTGTCCAGGGTCAGAACCTCACCTCATCGGCAGCGCTTCACTCCATCGACCAGCGATTCGCCATGCGGCTCGGTAGCAACTACTTCGCGCTCTACGTCGAGCCGCCACCGCTGTCGTCGGGCGGCGTCGCCGCCGCCATGTACTCGAAGCACACGGCTCTGGAGGCCAAGGCCCAGATCGTGGCCGGCGGCGGCCCGATATACGTGCGTGTGGAGCCCGACGGCTACCTCGGCGTGTACCAGAAGGAGGGAGCCCCCGCCGACGTCATGTCCTTCGACACCTTCAACCACGGCGTCCGCGCTCTCCGCCGCATGACTCTGGAGCCCGACGGCAACCTCCGCGCCTACTACTGGGACGGGTCCCGGTGGGTGCTCGACTACACCACCATCACCGACTCGTGCGAGCTGCCCACCACCTGCGGCGCGTACAGCGTCTGCGTGCCGCCCAGCGGCCGGTGCGCGTGCCTGGCGAACGCCACCGACGGCCCGGGCTGCGCCGCCCCCTCCGTCGGGAGCGGCCTGTGCGGCACCACGGGCGGCGAGGTTGGCGGGCTGTACTCGGAGGTGCGGGGACACGGCGTGGAGCCGGCGAACAAGGAGCTGCTGGGGTTCGAGCACGCGGCGTCCGCGGGAGACTGCGAGGCGCTGTGCGCGCGCAACTGCAGCTGCTGGGGCGCGGTGTACAGCAACGGGACGGGCTACTGCTACCTCATCGACTACCCGGCGCAGCTGATGGTGGCCGCCGACGAGAAGAAGCTGGGCTACTTCAAGGTGAGGAGCGTGGAAGAGGCGGCTGGGCGCGGCGGGAGGGCGACCGGTGTCAAGGCGGCGCTGCTTGCGGTCGGCGTCGCGGTGGTGGCTGCCGCCGCTGCGTTCGGGGCGTACAGGGTGTGGGACAGGAGGCGCCGTGCGGCAGCGGAGACGCGGCAGCAGCTGGGCGCCGACGGTGATGGGCTCTCGCCGGGTCCCTACAAGAATCTGGGATCCTTTAGCTCCGTCGAGCTCTCCAGCAGCTTCAACTCCTTACGGAGGTAG